Part of the Lucilia cuprina isolate Lc7/37 chromosome 5, ASM2204524v1, whole genome shotgun sequence genome is shown below.
CAAATATCTGCCCAACTCCGATCTCCATTCGAGGGCCTTAAATCAATTAGAAATGATTTTACGCCAACAGGTGTAtagtaaaaaacaacatttgccCAGCTGGTTGAATGATCAGTTTGCTGATCTATACTTGGCTCCTGAGTTTCATGGGAGAGCTTGTTTTTTGGAAACCTATCGTTTTCCTCGCATTGATGTACGTCATTTTGCCGAACAATTGACGCGCATGGATTGTGAACTATTTAAGAAAGTGATATCGCATCAGTGTCTGGGTGCCACTTGGTCGAGAAGATCACAGGGTTGTTGTGAAACGGTGGTGGCCACTGTGACACAATTTAATGAAGTTTTGTACAGAGTGATAACGAGTATTTTGATTGAAAGAGCTTTGGAACCACAAGTAAGTTGTTGATTTAAACATTgaaaggactatagtctagtctataatctgaactataatctagtcttaagtcgggtctatagtattgtctatagtgtctactatagtttagtctataattagTCCAAAGTCTCTAGCctgtactatagattagtctctaGTCAAGATTACAAATTAGTTTACAGTCTGGACAGTTAATTAGTcactagtctggactatagattaatctctagtctgaactattgatgagtctatagtatggtctatagatATTTCTGGACGAAAGAGTggtctctagtctggactatagactagtctacagtctagacaatagataaggctatagtctggactatagaagagtttatattctagactatagatgagtctatagtctggactatagaagagtttatagtctggaagatagatgagtctatagtctggactatagatgagtctatagtgtggactatatatgagtctatagtgtggactatagatgagtctatagtgtggactatagatgagtctatagtgtggactatagatgagtctatagtctggtctttgcTCTCTAATCggcactatagtctagtctatagtctagacgtTTGACTAGACTTTTTCTTAGAAtaagttttaaagtaaaatttcttatttaatttgttcCCAGGATCGTGCTGTATATATTTGTGTTTGGATTGATATAGCTCAAGAATTgagattattgaaaaatttctcctCCCTTAAGGCGATTATAACGGGTCTGAATTCTTCAGCTATATATAGACTAAGTAAAATCTGGTCGGTTTTACCGAAAGAAAAGGTTTGTCTTCTTTAATCTaccattaaaaaaatgaaactaattCTGTTCATTAACAGCTGGAAATCTTTCACGAACTGGCCCGCATTTGTTCGGAGGACAATAATGCTTCAGTACAAAGAGAACTGCTAATAAGAGAGGGTACTGCTAAGTTTGCCGAAACAGTGGGTGAAAATGATCGTCATATGCAAAAGATTATACAGAAACAGGTGGGTTTTGTAATTGAACCAAAAAAGGTCTATTTTTTACATGGTTTTATTTTCTACCTAACAGAGTACCCAAACCTCCCATGGAACTATACCTTATCTGGGAACTTTCCTAACCGATTTAACTATGATACATCAAGCCAATCCCGATACTGTGGGCGAtgataaattgataaatttcGAAAAGAAACGCAAAGAATTTGAGGTTTTGGCCAAGATTAAACTTTTACAGGGAGCAGCTAATACCTATAATTTAGATGAGGATCCTTTATTTAATAGATGGTTCTATTCCATGCCTGTGTTAACCGAAGAAGAAGCTCATACTTTATCGTACCAACTAGAGCCGCCACCACCTACGGCTCCGCGTAAAAGTACCACCTCCTCTAATATGTCATCGGCTAACTCCTCGATATTGGGTCACAGAAAAACCGATTCTATAGCCTCGAACTCGAGCAGTGGGGCGGGCTCACAATTCTATTGTGAAATTAGTTCCCATAATAGTTCAAGGCATAATTCTTTGGATCGAGAGGCTCAACACAATCATATGTCAGCTACCAGCAGTGTATCGAATTTATCGCTGGACTCTAGTAACTCGGGTGGCGGCATAAACAAATCGAAAATGATACATTCTCATTCTACGAATGGTCTACTGCGCAGTCAACATGGTTCCAGCACTAGTGGTTCACATACACCCACCCATATAGGTTCGCCTCTGATTAATGCTCAAGTGGTTAATTCCCCCGGGGCCAATGCCGATTTCTATATAGTCAAAATTACTTTGGAGACGGAAACAATGCCTCAGGATGGCATTGTGGTCTACAAAAGTATGATGGTCAAGAATAATGAACGCACACCACAAGTGATACGTAATGCCCTCATGAAACTGGGCATAGAAGATGATCCCGATAATTATATTTTAGCTCAAAGGCTGCCCGATAAAGATGTGGACTTGCCGCGTAATGCCAATGTCTTTTATGCGGTGGTGGTGAATAAGAATTTCGAATTACGTTTCATATTGAAACCCAATGTGGAACGTTTAAATGGTGTCATCAACAATGGCAGTGGTAGTCGTAGTAGTCGTGGCAGCAATAGCTAATGGTTAACCAAGACCCTGTAAATTAGGGTCCTTAGgaaacatatatatattctttattttgtgaaattgttaagaagtttttttctttttaacaaacgCAGTGcgtacaaaaatataaactaacgAGGGGTGCTTCTGAAGTAatggaaatgaaaaataatatggAACACTtttaacacaca
Proteins encoded:
- the LOC111676907 gene encoding ral guanine nucleotide dissociation stimulator-like 1; amino-acid sequence: MSQNAADSLPTWRIWGEEKDTDIIYTVYLKKVCYHRPTPSATTADSEDDISYLEWEMVRVRFVKAATLERLVEALATDDGELESTFINVFLNTYRTFSTPKEVLGLFIKRYNTLCEKQRIEDLKNKDNVDYDRSNSIHEQHKKTLMSVWKMWLSGFPEDWNEENLEALINFTSKYLPNSDLHSRALNQLEMILRQQVYSKKQHLPSWLNDQFADLYLAPEFHGRACFLETYRFPRIDVRHFAEQLTRMDCELFKKVISHQCLGATWSRRSQGCCETVVATVTQFNEVLYRVITSILIERALEPQDRAVYICVWIDIAQELRLLKNFSSLKAIITGLNSSAIYRLSKIWSVLPKEKLEIFHELARICSEDNNASVQRELLIREGTAKFAETVGENDRHMQKIIQKQSTQTSHGTIPYLGTFLTDLTMIHQANPDTVGDDKLINFEKKRKEFEVLAKIKLLQGAANTYNLDEDPLFNRWFYSMPVLTEEEAHTLSYQLEPPPPTAPRKSTTSSNMSSANSSILGHRKTDSIASNSSSGAGSQFYCEISSHNSSRHNSLDREAQHNHMSATSSVSNLSLDSSNSGGGINKSKMIHSHSTNGLLRSQHGSSTSGSHTPTHIGSPLINAQVVNSPGANADFYIVKITLETETMPQDGIVVYKSMMVKNNERTPQVIRNALMKLGIEDDPDNYILAQRLPDKDVDLPRNANVFYAVVVNKNFELRFILKPNVERLNGVINNGSGSRSSRGSNS